Below is a window of Pelobates fuscus isolate aPelFus1 chromosome 13, aPelFus1.pri, whole genome shotgun sequence DNA.
tcactatacacactgtattcattatacacactgcactcactacaacacactacattcactatacacactctgcattcattatacacacgctgcactcactacacactacattcactatacacactctgcattcactacaaacacacaacatacactgcattcattatacacactctgcactcactacaaacacactacattcactatacgcactctgcattcattatatacactctgcattcactacacacacacactacatacactgcatccattatacacactgcattcattatacacactctgcactcactacaaacacactacattcactatacacactctgcattcattatacacacgctgcactcactacaaatacactacattcagtacacacactgcattcattatacacactctgcactcactacaaacacgctaaattcactgtacacactgcactcactacacacactacattcactatacacactctgcattcattatacacactctgcattcactacacactcactacatacactacattcactatacacactgtattcattatacacactgcactcactacaacacactacattcactatacacactctgcattcattatacacacgctgcactcactacacactacattcactatacacactctgcattcactacaaacacacaacatacactgcattcattatacacactctgcactcactacaaacacactgcattcattatacacactctgcactcactacaaacacactaaatttattatacacgctgcactcactacaaacacactacattcattatacacactgcacttactacaaacacactgtattcattatacacactctgcactcactacaaacacactacattcattatacacactgcacttactacaaacacactgcattcattagacacactctgcactcactacaaacacactgcattcattatacacactctgcactcactacaaacacacacaatttattatacacactgcactcactacaaacacactacattcattatccatactctgcattcactacaaacacactgcattcattatacacactctgcactcactacaaacacactaaatttattatacacactgcactcactacaaacacactgcattcattatacacactgcacttactacaaacacactgcattcattatacacactgtgcactcactacaaacacactgcattcactacaaacacactaaatttattatacacactgcactcactacaaacacactacattcattatacacactgcacttactacaaacacactacattcattatccatactctgcattcactacaaacacactacattcattatacacaccctgcactgcactatatgcataggagtgtaattttattttttttaagccccctcctcctatgcatatagtgcagtgcaggaatcttgggtgagttcccacacttttttccccaggacttgacccctgctaacggacctatagtggctgtctgtaatgcctaaatgaaaaaaacaacaggTATAAGTGTGTACATTGTCCCACTAATATGAAAAGACCAAAAACAGGGGGAAGAAAAAAAGGACAGGTTAAAACGTGCTAATGTGCaggaccatacttagaatgttggtcccTGTGCATGGTGACAGAGTGCCCTGTGCAGTAAGTGAGAAAGAAAAGAACCCAACGCACATTTCAgtgcccctgacgaaggtgcacgcTAGTGGCACTGAAATGTGCATCGTGTAATTTAGAGAAATATCAATATGGTTTAAGAATAAATCACCTAAAAACAATTCTCAaactattttaaattctttatttaaaattcCCATATTCTTAGAATAAATTACATCAATAATAatctaatatattaataaagaatAACATGTTAATGTATATGTTATGgatttatttgtctttctgttcaccttttgttttctttcttatttaGGTTTCCTAAATTGATTGAAATGGCTTAACCCTTCCAAGTGTCACTGTTATATGAACTCTACATTCATCAACCTGTTAATAAAACTATAACTCTGGTAAAAACACAGCAGTCACAAAAGGAAACTGCTGTAATATTGTTATATTATACCACAAAAGCCTTTTCTTATTCGATTTATGGCTCTCTTAATCTCTTTATTACGCAGGGTGTAAACAATTGGATTTAGAGCCGGAGTTATGACAGTAAATAGGACGGCAGCAGCCCTGTCTTGGTTTAAAGATTCAATCTGCGTAGGTCTAATGTAAGTAAATACTGCTGTCCCATAGTAAAGAAGAACAACGGTAAAGTGTGCACTGCAGGTAGAATATGCACGTTTTCTGCCCTctgtagtttttattttataaaggaGTCTACCAATCAGAATGTAAGGAATAAGCGTCAAAAGAAAAGAGGAGGTGGCTAAGATTCCAGTAATCATGGTGAGAAGCTTCATATTCAGAGAGATGTCTGTACAAGCCAGGATCAGCACTGGCTTTATGTCACAGAAGAAATGGTTTACCAAGTTAGGTCCACAAAAAGGAAGCACTGCAGTTAGTACCGTGTGCAATAGAGAATGCAAGAATCCAATAACCCAGCATAAAAAAACTAAGAGGCGACAAACCTTATTTGTCATGATGTGTGAGTAATGTAAGGGACTTCCAATTGCCAAATAACGGTCATAAGACATTATTGTGAGTAATGTGGCCTCAGAGCTCCcaaagaaatggaaaaaatgcaTCTGACAAATGCAGCCCTCAAATGAGATGGTCTTCGTTGGGGTCAAGAAATCAAACAGCATTTTAGGCACAACGACAGAAGAGAAACACATATCGAAGATGGATAAATTCCCCAAGAAGAAATACATGGGTGTATGGAAATTGGGATTAGAAATTGTAAACACCAAGATAAAGAGATTTCCTGAAAGGTTTAGTAAGAAAAATAGGAAAcagacaggaaaaaaaacaatttcaagTTCTGCCATGTCAGTCAGACCAAGCAAGGTGAATTCGGTCACTGATGTCTGATTTCTTAAATTTGATACATCGGTTTGATAAAGCTTTAAAAGTAGATTTCCTTTGGATTTGATCATGTTAA
It encodes the following:
- the LOC134582744 gene encoding olfactory receptor 12D1-like, whose translation is MESLNQTSVTEFTLLGLTDMAELEIVFFPVCFLFFLLNLSGNLFILVFTISNPNFHTPMYFFLGNLSIFDMCFSSVVVPKMLFDFLTPTKTISFEGCICQMHFFHFFGSSEATLLTIMSYDRYLAIGSPLHYSHIMTNKVCRLLVFLCWVIGFLHSLLHTVLTAVLPFCGPNLVNHFFCDIKPVLILACTDISLNMKLLTMITGILATSSFLLTLIPYILIGRLLYKIKTTEGRKRAYSTCSAHFTVVLLYYGTAVFTYIRPTQIESLNQDRAAAVLFTVITPALNPIVYTLRNKEIKRAINRIRKGFCGII